A single window of Cryptococcus depauperatus CBS 7841 chromosome 2, complete sequence DNA harbors:
- a CDS encoding ribonuclease P protein component, with protein sequence MRSQLFCSTCRLGAIRLGVDKRYFAMSVPRAAATSKSGRPQKGPAAVGPVAPKLPLGQSGSTGVKTTTHNQRRPMASPKQLSRATKHRLDAPAGRTGDEPAKEGLILSGASANLLQYLKRGENGNTALQSDSEKRDQLESKTKTRVEGKNRISDEMRKPSRTLQSKSTLDPSWQNMIQQGQRIKFIGIDIATALTKIFTSNVPHCRTPYFIIRTFRAALLPPRPAPPFPSDMLNAVRRKHPCVYLAVITSKNNISKLAVERNRVRRRFRAALDNVVNSNEGWKLVSPEYVYVVSPNAALFEAPYKVLVEEVERALRHVKERRRERMQVATLPWPNYMSSSVSGKKS encoded by the exons ATGAGAT CACAATTATTCTGTTCCACTTGCCGTCTTGGAGCTATTCGTCTTGGAGTTGATAAAAGGTATTTTGCCATGTCAGTACCTAGAGCCGCCGCAACATCAAAAAGCGGCCGGCCTCAAAAGGGTCCTGCTGCAGTTGGTCCTGTAGCGCCAAAGCTTCCTCTTGGACAGTCTGGATCGACAGGCGTCAAGACAACGACACATAACCAACGGCGACCAATGGCTTCGCCCAAACAACTTTCTAGAGCAACGAAGCATAGGCTTGATGCACCAGCGGGAAGGACTGGCGACGAGCCTGCTAAAGAAGGGCTCATTCTGTCGGGTGCTTCGGCCAATCTGCTGCAATACTTGAAACGTGGCGAGAACGGGAACACTGCGTTGCAGTCTGATAGCGAGAAGAGAGATCAACTTGAgagcaaaacaaaaactAGGGTGGAAGGTAAAAATCGGATATCCGACGAGATGAGAAAGCCTAGCCGTACGCTGCAAAGCAAATCAACACTTGATCCATCCTGGCAAAACATGATCCAACAAGGCCAAAGA ATCAAGTTCATCGGAATTGACATTGCAACCGCTCTCACAAAAATCTTCACATCCAACGTCCCTCACTGTCGAACGCCTTACTTTATCATCCGGACTTTTCGAGCAGCGTTACTGCCTCCTCGACCTGCGCCTCCGTTCCCGTCCGACATGTTGAACGCTGTAAGGAGAAAACACCCATGTGTTTATTTAGCAGTGATTACCTCAAAGAATAATATTTCAAAGTTAGCTGTCGAACGTAATCGTGTAAGGCGACGATTCAGAGCTGCTCTGGATAACGTCGTCAATAGCAATGAAGGCTGGAAACTCGTTTCGCCTG AGTATGTGTATGTTGTTTCGCCCAACGCCGCTCTGTTTGAAGCTCCGTACAAAGTACTTgtagaagaagttgagCGCGCGCTGAGACATGTtaaagagagaagaagagaaaggatGCAGGTGGCAACACTTCCATGGCCCAATTAtatgtcttcttcagtgAGTGGCAAAAAAAGCTGA